The Streptomyces sp. NBC_00224 genome contains the following window.
CCAGCAGCATGCACACCGCCCAGTAGTGGAGGTTCGCGAGGTGGCGCAGTGCCGGGACCGTTTCGTCGGGGATGGGGTCGCCGGAGGGTGGCAGCCCGCTGGAGTGGCTGAGGGGGACCACCGGGTGGTCCGGGCCGGCTGGATTCCATACGTCAGCGCAGTCCTGGAGGGCGGGATGGGTGCCCTCGAACATGGACCGGAAGAGCGTGAAGTGTTCGCTTTCCCCTTCTTCGCGCAGCAGCTCCAGGCGGGCGAACCACGAGGTGTAGTCCAGCCGGTCCGGCTCCCGCTCCTGTAGCAGTTCGAGCACCCGTGTGACCTTGCGGTAGAGGCTGCCGACCTGGTTGGGGCGGGGGGCCGCAGGTGCTGTCGAGCCGAGCACCTCGTACAGGCGGTCGACGAAGGCGCGGTCCTCGGGTGTGTGCTGCTGGGCCGGGTCGACCGCGCTGGGTGATGCCTCGACGTATACGTACTTGGCCAGGCTGTGCAGGCTCAGGGGTTCCAGCACGAAGTCGAAGGGATAGATGTCCTGTTCGTACGGGAACTGCTGGCGGCCGAGGTGCGGGGCCGCCCCGAGTGCGACGAGCAGCGAGTTCACGATGTCGAGGTGGGTCATCTCCTCGATGGCCACGCCCATCAGGTGCAGTGGCCGGCCTCCGTAGCGATGGCTGGGCCAGCCGGCGAGGTCGGCGAAACGCGGCACTTTGATCGAGAAGGCGGCGTACAGGTACTGGACGAGCAGCGAGTGCTCGATCTCCGCGCCGTCGCGCAACAGCCGGATCAGTTCCAGCGTCGGATCGTCGAACACGGGGGTGTATCCGAGCCGTTCGGTGTCCGCCGCGGACAGCGCAGGTGTCCTGCTCAGCCGGGGCATGGCTCTATGGGCGGTTGCCCCGGTCTCCGGAGCGGTCGGTGGCGCGGCCGGGTTGCGTTCGCGCTCCGTCGGGGCGGGGGCCGGGGGCGCGCTCTGCGCGGTGGCCAGTACGGCCGCCCGGTAGCGCTCGTAGTCCGTGCAGCGGCACACATGCGAGCCGAGGACCGTGTCGACGGTCTCCTCCAGCTGCTGCTCCGCTTCGTCCGCAAGGCGGTTGTCGCCGGCGTGGTCGACGACGACGCTGCCGGCGACCGCGAACCCGGCCGCGCAGTATCCGCACTGGAACGCCTCACGCTCCAGGAACGCCTGCTGTACGGGGTGCAGCGTGCCGTCGGCCGCCAGGCCTTCGACGGTGGTGACGTCCCACCCCTGTACGTGGCGCATGCTGGTCATGCAGGCCTGGCGTGTCACCACCGGGGCTTGGGGGAGGGTGCGGACCGCGACGGTGCAGGCGCGGCATTCCCCGATGGAGCAGCCGATTTTCGTGCCGGTCAGGCCCAGGTCCTCGTGCAGGAAGTGGACGAGGGACATGTCGCCGGGCACGGAACGGCCGTGGTGGCGCACGCCGTTGACGGTGAGGTCCAGATCGGTGGTGGGCTCTTGCATCACGACCGCCCGTTGTCGGGGAGGGGCAGGTCCGCCAGGCGGATCGGGGTACGGGAGGGCCAGCAGCGGTCGTCGCCGTGCCCGAGGGCATGCGCGACGGCGTTGGCCACGGCGGGTGCGACACTCGTCATGGTTGCTTCCCCGATCCCCTTGTGCCGCAGGCTCGGACTGCCGGTGCCGAGCACACCCGCCGCCGGCAGGGGAACGAGGATCGTCTCGCGTCGGATTCCGGTGATGTCGGCGTAGCGTGCGAGCCGGTAGCGGTCGAAGTTGACGTAGGGACCGGCACCGGTCTCCGGGGGAAGTTCCTCGTGCAGTGTGTGGGAGATCCCCATGGCGAGCCCGCCCGCCACCTGGCCGTCGAGCGCGGCCGGCAGCAGTGGGTCGCCGGCGTCCAGGAACGTCACGGCGTCCACGACACGGATCGTCCCGTGCGTCGGCGCAATCTCCACGCCGACCAGGTGACCGGCCGCCGCGTACAGCGACCGCGGTACGACGTCCCCGCCCGGTCCACGCGCGACCGGGGCCGTGAGCGGGCCGACCGGGGTGAGGGGCACGGGGTCGTCGTCCGGCGAGTGGACGAGCGTCAGCGCGTCGACGGACGCCTCGTGAGACACCCCGTCGACCTGGAACGTCGCCTGTGACCAGCCGTTGCAGAAGTAACCGTGTGCCATGACGCATGTCTGGCCTCCTGTACGCACCAGCTCGCGCGCCAGTGCGGCCAGCGGCACCGCGGGGTGGCCCGGCAGTTGCACCGCACCATCGTGCCAAGCAGCCAGCAGGTCGGCGTCGGTCAGCGTGGGCTCGTTCAGCAGCGCGCGTGCTGCGGGGAGCAGGCGCAGCCGCAGGAGTGCGCGGCACGCCTCGCGGACCACGTGCACATGGAAGAACGCCGTCTTCGACGCGCTGCTCGCTCCATGGGACAGCGAGATCTTGACCTGGTCGTGCAGTCCCCGCTCCTTGAGGCGCTGGGCGAAGCGTTCGAAGGGCCCCACCACCCCGAGCCGGGCGACCACCGGCACCCCCAGCACGTCGTGGGCGGCCTGCTCCAGAGCGGCGCGGGAGCCCTGTCCCATCTCCACGCTCTGGCCCCACACCGCGACCTGGCCGTCGGCGGTCACCTGCACGGCCGTGTAGACGCTGTCCTGGGTGGTTCCGTACGCCTCCATGCAGCAGGCGAAGCCGACCCCGTACAGCGTGCCGTCTCCGCGCCCGGCGACCCGGTCACGAGCCTCGTCGCGCTGCTGCCACAGCGTGTGGTCGCGAGCCGCCGCGCAGACCTCGGCGGCGCCGACATGGAACCGCAGCGGAGTCCCGGCGAGGTCCGTGTCCGGGGCAGAAGCGGCGGTCGGCCCGTCGGTGGCGGAGCGGACCACGTTGGCCAGGCGGAAGTCGAGGGGATCCATGCCCAGGCCTCGTACGGCGAACCGGTCGAGCGCGGTCTCCAGGTTGAACGCCACCTGTGGGATGCCGAAGCCGCGCATGGAACCGACGGCGGGGATCGCCCGCTCCACCACGATGGCGTGCACCGAGGCCTGCGGCACCCGGTAGGGGCCGGTGGCGTGCAGGGCCGCGAGCCCCAGCACCGGCCCGTTGAGGTTTGCCTCGACACCTCCGTGCAGCACGACGAACGACCGCATCGCCTGGATCCGCCCGTCGGGATCCGCCCGGATCCAGCTGCGGACGCCGGAGGCGTGTCGTTTCAAGCCGCCCTGGAACTGCTCGCGCCGGTCGTACGCCAGCCGGACGGGGCCGGGCGCGAACACCGCCGCGAGCGCCAGGTAGTACGGGAACGGCGACTTGTCCCGGCCCCCGAACCCTCCACCGCAGTCCTTCGACCACAGCCGTACGGACCGTACGCTCGGATGCGCCGCGCGGCCGAGCAGCGTCTGGATGTCCGGCACGTCCCCGTGCGGCGACTGCGTGCCCAGCACCAGGTGCAGGGTGCCGGAGGAGTGGTCCAGCCAGGCCAGTCCGGCCTCCGGCTCCAAGAAGCCCGGGTCGGTCTGCTGGGTGAACGTCGTGGTGACGGCCCCGAGCGCTCCGGGCTGGGCCATGTCGCCTTCGATCGCCGAGAACAGGTGTTCCGCATCGGTGTCGGGCTGCCCGTTCCTGACGAACGTGCTCTGCGTGGCGTCGTAGGTGACACGCCCGCGGTTCCAGTGGGAGTAGCCGTTCGGCACGGTGGCGTCCAGCAGGTAGTGCGCCTGGCGCGGCGTGCCGGTGAAGCTCCGCTGCGTCCAGGCCTCCAGATCCTGCGCGATCAGCTGCTCCTCCGTGGGCGGGAGGACGCCGGTGGCGGGTCCATACGTCACTGGAGCGGCGCCTTCGCGCAACTCCTGCGCCGCGCGGCGGAACCGTACGAAGTCGCCGTAGACCACGATGGCCACCGGCTGACCGAGGTAGTCGGCCTTCTCACCCGCCGGCAGGAGCGCCTGGACGTTGTCGGCGGACACCCGGTTGCTGTACGGGGGCTGCGGGAGGTCCGCGGCTGTGACGACCACGTCGGGCCGCAGATCGGCCGGCAGCCGTGCGAAATCCACACCCGTGAAGAGTCGGTCGACGTGTCGGCTGCGCAGCAGCAGGGCGTGCCGGCAGTCCGTCGGCCAGCCCATGGCGGCCATGTCCGCCGGCCGGAAGTCGCTGGCGAAAACCTTTTCCCCGGTCACTCTGCGCATGCGCCCGTCGGCGGCGTCGCCGTCACTGCCCATGGTTTCGACCTCAACACCCACCGCGGCGCCCGGCAACATACGGTGCGCCTTATGGGGCCCTGCGGAGCGCCCGGGGGAGCGCCCGGGGGAGCGCGGCTCATGTCACCGCCGCTGTCATGGTCGTGAGGATTTCAAATAAATCCGGTCACCAATATTGACGCCGACCTGGCGGCACCTCACATTACCTATGGGTAGAACCGGTTGGTAATCCCGCACCGGTCCTCCGTGGTCGCCGGTGCCCGCACCGTCGTCCCGCTGCCGCCATTCGTTGTTCGAGCCGCTCCTTCGTCGCGCCGATCCGGGTGCGCCGTTCCCCGGGAAGAGAGAGCAACCATGCCCAAGTCAGCTCGATATGTCATGTCTGCGTCAGTGGCGGCGGGTGCGCTGGCCCTTGGACTCGTCGGCGCCACCACCGCGCACGCCACCCAGTCCCCGGCCCAGGATGCGGCCATGGCCCCTGCTCGGGCCCTGAACTACGTCGCCCTCGGAGACAGTTACAGTGCGGGCTCCGGCGTCCTGCCCGTGGATCCCACCAACCTGCTGTGTCTGCGGTCCACCGCGAACTACCCCCACGTCATCGCCGCCCGCAC
Protein-coding sequences here:
- a CDS encoding ferritin-like domain-containing protein — encoded protein: MQEPTTDLDLTVNGVRHHGRSVPGDMSLVHFLHEDLGLTGTKIGCSIGECRACTVAVRTLPQAPVVTRQACMTSMRHVQGWDVTTVEGLAADGTLHPVQQAFLEREAFQCGYCAAGFAVAGSVVVDHAGDNRLADEAEQQLEETVDTVLGSHVCRCTDYERYRAAVLATAQSAPPAPAPTERERNPAAPPTAPETGATAHRAMPRLSRTPALSAADTERLGYTPVFDDPTLELIRLLRDGAEIEHSLLVQYLYAAFSIKVPRFADLAGWPSHRYGGRPLHLMGVAIEEMTHLDIVNSLLVALGAAPHLGRQQFPYEQDIYPFDFVLEPLSLHSLAKYVYVEASPSAVDPAQQHTPEDRAFVDRLYEVLGSTAPAAPRPNQVGSLYRKVTRVLELLQEREPDRLDYTSWFARLELLREEGESEHFTLFRSMFEGTHPALQDCADVWNPAGPDHPVVPLSHSSGLPPSGDPIPDETVPALRHLANLHYWAVCMLLDASYRQGMLFHSAARRHMTGPLRSLGTALAHRAEGLPFDAFVAGYAPGLDDTQNLRLAHTMVQQITIDQQRYARHLPYDYPANCARETLWELSLVPGGR
- a CDS encoding xanthine dehydrogenase family protein molybdopterin-binding subunit, which produces MGSDGDAADGRMRRVTGEKVFASDFRPADMAAMGWPTDCRHALLLRSRHVDRLFTGVDFARLPADLRPDVVVTAADLPQPPYSNRVSADNVQALLPAGEKADYLGQPVAIVVYGDFVRFRRAAQELREGAAPVTYGPATGVLPPTEEQLIAQDLEAWTQRSFTGTPRQAHYLLDATVPNGYSHWNRGRVTYDATQSTFVRNGQPDTDAEHLFSAIEGDMAQPGALGAVTTTFTQQTDPGFLEPEAGLAWLDHSSGTLHLVLGTQSPHGDVPDIQTLLGRAAHPSVRSVRLWSKDCGGGFGGRDKSPFPYYLALAAVFAPGPVRLAYDRREQFQGGLKRHASGVRSWIRADPDGRIQAMRSFVVLHGGVEANLNGPVLGLAALHATGPYRVPQASVHAIVVERAIPAVGSMRGFGIPQVAFNLETALDRFAVRGLGMDPLDFRLANVVRSATDGPTAASAPDTDLAGTPLRFHVGAAEVCAAARDHTLWQQRDEARDRVAGRGDGTLYGVGFACCMEAYGTTQDSVYTAVQVTADGQVAVWGQSVEMGQGSRAALEQAAHDVLGVPVVARLGVVGPFERFAQRLKERGLHDQVKISLSHGASSASKTAFFHVHVVREACRALLRLRLLPAARALLNEPTLTDADLLAAWHDGAVQLPGHPAVPLAALARELVRTGGQTCVMAHGYFCNGWSQATFQVDGVSHEASVDALTLVHSPDDDPVPLTPVGPLTAPVARGPGGDVVPRSLYAAAGHLVGVEIAPTHGTIRVVDAVTFLDAGDPLLPAALDGQVAGGLAMGISHTLHEELPPETGAGPYVNFDRYRLARYADITGIRRETILVPLPAAGVLGTGSPSLRHKGIGEATMTSVAPAVANAVAHALGHGDDRCWPSRTPIRLADLPLPDNGRS